From a single Bemisia tabaci chromosome 10, PGI_BMITA_v3 genomic region:
- the LOC109037565 gene encoding uncharacterized protein has translation MPELLRRVVSGDVTFPTPRKTSQKSRAERRLQEAVTAVVTYEKDERYRRLYDVIAEYFAITLAADLKALETERKRLTLAAKWCPSPDASYDLTTCLCEGIAKRMFPAEELGNGDGIDDVQHAYRARDALRKRVLVPLRSALQIPEIYISARRWNDLPYERVPSVAMKTYKELFLKRDVERFKEFLDKVSKGEKKIAAGALLPHEIVVAVRKASLNDDAESTRVLELQWERIVADTRKAGTLGRTLAVCDVSGSMYWYPDGRLHSLGDTPRRVHVAPVERKTLDVPFQPLVPRRQR, from the coding sequence ATGCCGGAGCTCCTCCGACGTGTCGTCTCCGGCGACGTGACGTTCCCAACCCCGCGCAAGACGTCCCAGAAGTCGCGCGCCGAAAGACGACTCCAAGAAGCCGTCACCGCCGTCGTCACGTACGAGAAGGACGAACGTTATCGGAGATTATACGACGTCATAGCCGAGTACTTCGCTATCACACTTGCTGCGGACCTCAAGGCACTGGAGACAGAGCGGAAACGTCTCACTCTCGCAGCGAAGTGGTGTCCGTCCCCTGACGCTTCCTACGACCTGACTACGTGCCTGTGCGAAGGGATCGCCAAAAGGATGTTCCCGGCGGAGGAGCTGGGCAACGGAGACGGAATCGATGACGTTCAACACGCCTACCGCGCGCGAGACGCTCTTCGCAAACGCGTGCTTGTGCCGTTGCGTAGCGCTCTCCAGATCCCCGAGATCTACATCAGCGCGAGACGTTGGAACGACCTCCCCTACGAGCGAGTCCCCTCGGTAGCCATGAAGACCTACAAGGAGCTCTTCCTGAAGCGCGACGTGGAACGCTTCAAAGAGTTCCTTGATAAGGTCAGCAAAGGAGAGAAGAAGATCGCGGCCGGAGCCTTGCTCCCGCATGAGATTGTGGTCGCTGTGCGGAAAGCCAGTTTGAATGACGATGCCGAGTCCACGAGAGTGTTGGAACTCCAGTGGGAGCGAATCGTGGCCGACACGCGCAAGGCAGGGACACTCGGCAGAACCCTGGCTGTGTGCGACGTGTCCGGCAGTATGTACTGGTACCCCGATGGACGTCTCCATAGCCTTGGGGATACTCCTCGCCGAGTGCACGTCGCCCCCGTGGAGAGGAAAACTCTTGACGTTCCATTCCAACCCCTCGTTCCACGTCGTCAAAGGTGA
- the LOC109037557 gene encoding homeobox protein PKNOX2: MKAMVSYPENIGSGQTAVDNNNAIPQDQAVFEADKRAVYKHPLFPLLALLFERCEQATQSAETPNSESFNMDIQAFVQHQERDRKPFLINDAEVDGLMIKAIQVLRIHLLELEKVQELCKDFCNRYITCLKGKMQSENLLRSDYATGYVENNNNNSSGHSSDSSSPLAHSPHHLQVLSSTGAVGGVCEDYVLSNPAMPPLSPAPTPVLAPAPPVLGSTPLSQIGANPFPSPCESTLLQGSLSATSGGSGDEDDDYFGSKKKQKRGVLPKHATSIMRAWLFAHLVHPYPTEDEKRQIAAQTNLTLLQVNNWFINARRRILQPMLDASTPSDNSASEQGGSGKKSKSNGSGNASSKQFSQKFWSENIGALQQFALENTQDSSTVSSDESDADNCEVGSGVEGTETGEDRKPESLHSLKNS, from the exons ATGAAAGCAATGGTTTCCTACCCGGAGAACATTGGCAGCGGACAAACTGCGGTGGACAACAACAATGCTATTCCTCAGGATCAAGCCGTATTTGAAGCGGACAAACGAGCAGTTTACAA GCATCCCTTGTTCCCGTTGCTAGCACTGCTTTTTGAACGTTGCGAACAAGCGACTCAGTCAGCTGAAACCCCAAATTCCGAGAGTTTTAACATGGACATACAAGCCTTTGTTCAACATCAAGAACGAGATAGGAAACCCTTTTTAATCAACGATGCAGAAGTAGATGGTTTA ATGATCAAAGCAATTCAAGTCCTTCGAATTCATTTACTCGAATTAGAAAAAGTTCAAGAGCTCTGTAAAGACTTTTGTAACAGGTACATAACatgtttaaaaggaaaaatgcaGAGTGAGAACCTACTTAGGTCTGATTATGCAACCGGTTATGTTGAAAACAATAACAACAACAGTAGTGGTCATTCAAGTGATAGCAGTAGCCCTTTAGCGCATTCTCCCCACCATTTACAG GTGCTGTCCTCCACAGGAGCTGTTGGGGGAGTATGCGAAGACTACGTTCTGAGTAACCCTGCAATGCCGCCGCTTTCTCCCGCCCCTACACCAGTCCTCGCTCCAGCACCGCCTGTCCTCGGAAGTACGCCTCTCTCGCAAATTGGTGCCAACCCGTTTCCTTCACCATGTGAATCGACACTTCTTCAAG GTTCACTGTCCGCAACCAGCGGAGGCTCCGGTGATGAAGATGATGATTATTTTGGAtcaaagaagaagcaaaaaaggGGAGTGTTACCCAAACATGCTACAAGTATTATGCGTGCCTGGTTGTTTGCTCATTTGGTG CATCCTTACCCTACCGAAGATGAGAAAAGACAAATTGCTGCTCAAACTAATCTCACCCTATTGCAAGTTAACAATTGGTTTATCAATGCAAGACGTCGTATTTTGCAACCCATGTTAGATGCATCAACTCCTTCTGATAATTCAG CAAGTGAACAAGGTGGTAGCGGTAAGAAAAGTAAAAGCAATGGATCTGGAAATGCAAGTAGTAAACAGTTCTCACAAAAATTCTGGTCAGAAAATATTGGGGCTCTTCAACAGTTCGCTTTAGAAAATACTCAGG ACTCGAGTACGGTCAGCTCGGACGAATCAGATGCGGATAATTGTGAGGTTGGCAGTGGTGTCGAGGGGACAGAAACCGGCGAAGACCGAAAACCAGAATCTCTTCATTCGTTGAAAAATTCGTAG